The Caloranaerobacter sp. TR13 genomic interval ATTAATTATTTAGAATCTGAAAATGAGTTGCTAAGAAAACAAGTGTCATTAGAAAGAAATGTTAATTCTGTTATAAAAAAAACACTTTCTAGTATAAGATTAAAAAAGTTAATTAATGTACATATTATCTTAATAAGTTATGAGAAAGAATTTAATTATGATGAGTTAATTAAACATATTAAAGAATTAGGGGTTAATAATATAGATGTTATCAGTATGGAAAATATTTTAATAAGAGGGATAAATGAATCGGATAACTTAGAAGAAATATATAAAGATAAAGACATTTTAAAAATATATTTTAAAAAAGGTTTGAAAGATTCATTTGGAAATATGTTGTATAAATCAAAATATAACAAATCTAAGGAAATAACTATTAATAATAAGAAGAATTATAAAGATTTTATTGTATTTATAAAAAATAGTGAATCTAATAGGATATCTTTTTTAGAAAAAACAGTTGAAGAAGTAATAATAAAATTATGTAAAGAAAGAAACTTACCTTTGATAATTATTGAAAAAGAAAATCAAGATAGTAGTAAGCAAGTTTTTAAAAAGAAATGAAGCTGAATTTAAAGAAAAAACTGAAATTCTTTTAAATGAATTTGGGGGTTAACAATGTCTATTGAAAAAAAAATAATAGCTATAATACCAGTTTACAATGAAGTAGATAAGATATATAACACAGTTATTAGTGTAAAAAAAGTACCATTAATTAATAAGATCATTGTAGTTGATGATGGTTCGAACGATGGTACAATTGAAAAAGTAAAAGATTTAGATATAGATATTATAGTACTTGATAAAAATTATGGTAAGGGGCATGCTATTAAAGTAGCTATTCAAAATTTAGACTTTGATTATCTTGTATTATTAGATGGAGATTTAGGGTTTTCTGCTATTGAGGTTTCTAAATTAATATATCCAGTAATTGAAAACAAAGCAGATTTTACAATAGCTAAGTTTGGTAATAATAAAAAGGGAGGAATTGGGTTAGTAAAAAAACTTGCAAAATTTGGGGTTTACTTTTTCACTGGTAAAATGATAAAAGCTTCATTATCTGGACAGAGAGTATATAAAAAAGAAGTAATAAAAGATATTTCATATATACCTAATAATTATGGAATTGAAGTAGCAATGACAATTAGTGCACTTAATAAAGGGTATAAACTGTTAGAAATAGATGTTGATATGTCACATAGAGAAACAGGTAGAGATTTAAGTGGTTTTATTCATAGAGGAAAGCAGTTTATAGATATTTTATTTACGTTATTTGTTATGTTTTTTAGAAGGTGAAATTATGTTTCGAGAAAAAATACTAATTTTTATATTTAGTATTTTTTTATCATATTTTTTAATAAAAATTTTTTATAAATTATTTAAAAAAAGTGACTTTTTATTTAGTAATTATGAATTACGAAGAATACCTTCTTGTATGGGGATAGTTTTTGTTATTACACAAATTATTACATTTTTTTTAAATGTAATATTGTTAGAAAGTGATTATTTAATTATGTCTTATTACTTAATATGTATGTTATTTATATCAGTTATTAGTTTGCTAGATGATTTAATTGGAGATTGTAAAATTAAAGGGTTTAAAGGGCATATTTTAAATTTATTCCAACGAAATGTTACAACAGGTGTGTTAAAGGCATCAACAGGCTTCATATGTTCTTTTTTTATCTCTTATTTTGTATCTGATGGTATAAATGAATTAATGATTAATACAATTATATTAGTTCTATTTATAAACTTTAT includes:
- a CDS encoding glycosyltransferase family 2 protein, whose amino-acid sequence is MSIEKKIIAIIPVYNEVDKIYNTVISVKKVPLINKIIVVDDGSNDGTIEKVKDLDIDIIVLDKNYGKGHAIKVAIQNLDFDYLVLLDGDLGFSAIEVSKLIYPVIENKADFTIAKFGNNKKGGIGLVKKLAKFGVYFFTGKMIKASLSGQRVYKKEVIKDISYIPNNYGIEVAMTISALNKGYKLLEIDVDMSHRETGRDLSGFIHRGKQFIDILFTLFVMFFRR